From a region of the Synchiropus splendidus isolate RoL2022-P1 chromosome 12, RoL_Sspl_1.0, whole genome shotgun sequence genome:
- the sall3a gene encoding sal-like protein 3 — protein sequence MSRRKQAKPQHLKSDEDPALAGVTSEHGRGEVLEDADSGNESRSGSEETHVCEKCCAEFFKWSDFCEHLKSCTKNPLVLIVNDNEGTPNSSQEYPTEPSPVPSCPSEQADSEDPREGGHSPAAELDDIPETTALNGVNVLEKEDEQMELELSPEKNMDSEERDMTSPEPDLSLPQLDDVIPANLPNYPMPSTNVTLETLHGTRVAVAQFSQSVRAAAGSGVSTMAIPMILDQLMALQQQQIHQLQLIEQIRSQVALINRQSASQQAINHHHNSAVGHQGAGPACAPPVANQLQLHNFIVPPVHQLPVRLPATLTSQGPSPLTSTIEGSLTQTTQSRSQPPNSPMTNTSSNNSVFPPPVGSGLSSMLPSCSSAVTNLSTSSSVTGNGSISSSSALSRNSSTPPSLSHNSLLSSASSLPLIPHSSSSSVIFPNPLASIAATANALDPLSALMKHRKGKPPNVSVFDTKPSSEDPFFKHKCRFCAKVFGSDSALQIHLRSHTGERPYKCNICGNRFSTKGNLKVHFQRHKEKYPHIQMNPYPVPEYLDNVPTSSGIPYGMSLPPEKPVTTWLDSKPVLATVPTSVGLQLPPTIPSMMGSFGESPSLTPLNRSPQRPSPPSSECASLSPNILIDSGMTTTSPSPKPSLGSDPPPLLKPEGVLLPPTCSTRPSDVTTTTSTVTQVVLSSAVTPTSSSATQMMDPLNSPNSGSNPVSHPVLPMLSDQFKAKFPFGGLLDSMQTSETSKLQQLVENIDKKMTDPNQCVICHRVLSCQSALKMHYRIHTGERPFKCKICGRAFTTKGNLKTHFGVHRSKPPLRVQHSCPICQKKFTNAVVLQQHIRMHMGGQIPNTPVPESLQEMETDLSYDDKSLDAMSNYDDDLIDEMEQALDDEVDFKEGELDPSKPYSPGSSPPSSIMSSIAAMENQMKMIDSTVNMTHSFAQKSENGSNVVGENNCFTTDSLSAVGDTECQSLGSPALSESSGSMQHLSPAHSHSESQQSKSPATLNNNNNSGSMTAEEGQEKNTAGLATVKSEKSETPSPLSATEGNGALDLTATQPARHFIKEESHFNMLFLSRDRGLNTPNLMSTASNMIKMEMNGHGKSMSMSDSSHLPVGIQVPAAAPQTTMSPSINPMLAPPPPRRTPKQHNCHSCGKNFSSASALQIHERTHTGEKPFACSICGRAFTTKGNLKVHMGTHMWNNAPARRGRRLSVENPMALLGGDAMKFSEMFQKDLAARAMNVDPGFWNQYAAAITNGLAMKNNEISVIQNGGITQLPVSLSSAGITSLGAIPGGMDRLHTGSSPPMTGMEKAALEVGANRPFSRFMEENKEIGIN from the exons atgtcccgACGCAAGCAAGCCAAGCCGCAGCACCTCAAGTCGGACGAGGATCCCGCATTAGCCGGGGTGACCTCCGAGCACG GCCGGGGTGAAGTGCTGGAAGATGCCGACAGCGGGAACGAGAGCCGGAGCGGAAGCGAGGAGACGCATGTGTGTGAGAAGTGTTGCGCGGAATTCTTCAAGTGGTCAGACTTCTGTGAACATTTAAAGAGCTGCACCAAGAACCCGCTGGTTCTAATAGTGAATGACAATGAGGGCACACCCAATTCCTCCCAGGAGTATCCCACCGAGCCTTCGCCTGTACCCAGCTGCCCCAGCGAGCAGGCTGACAGCGAAGACCCGAGGGAGGGCGGCCACAGTCCTGCCGCTGAGCTCGATGACATCCCGGAGACAACGGCCTTAAACGGGGTGAATGttcttgaaaaggaggatgaaCAGATGGAGCTCGAGCTCTCCCCTGAAAAAAACATGGATTCTGAAGAGCGGGACATGACATCGCCTGAGCCAGACCTTTCCCTACCTCAGCTTGACGACGTTATCCCTGCGAATCTTCCAAACTACCCCATGCCAAGCACTAATGTTACCTTGGAGACCCTGCATGGCACTCGGGTTGCAGTTGCACAGTTTTCACAGAGCGTAAGGGCGGCAGCAGGCAGCGGAGTTTCCACCATGGCCATTCCTATGATCCTGGATCAGCTGAtggccctgcagcagcagcagattcacCAGCTGCAGCTGATAGAGCAGATACGCAGTCAAGTGGCTCTGATAAATAGGCAGTCGGCCTCACAACAGGCAATCAACCACCATCACAATTCCGCCGTCGGACACCAAGGGGCTGGACCTGCCTGTGCTCCCCCTGTTGCAAACCAACTGCAACTGCACAACTTTATTGTCCCTCCTGTCCATCAGCTGCCAGTCAGGTTACCTGCGACACTCACTAGTCAAGGTCCTTCGCCTCTGACCTCAACAATTGAAGGATCTCTAACTCAAACAACACAAAGCAGAAGCCAGCCCCCGAACTCTCCGATGACCAACACCTCCTCAAATAACTCAGTTTTCCCGCCACCCGTGGGCTCTGGATTGTCGTCAATGCTTCCCTCCTGCTCATCCGCGGTCACGAATCTAAGCACGAGCAGCAGTGTAACTGGAAATGggagcatcagcagcagctcggCTCTTTCCAGGAACTCCAGCACCCCTCCGTCGCTCAGCCACAATAGCCTGCTGAGCTCTGCCTCTAGTCTACCACTGATACCTCACAGCTCGTCCAGCAGCGTTATCTTTCCAAACCCGCTGGCAAGTATAGCAGCCACAGCCAATGCGCTTGACCCCCTTTCAGCTCTGATGAAGCATCGCAAGGGGAAACCTCCAAATGTGTCTGTATTCGACACTAAGCCCAGCTCTGAAGACCCCTTTTTCAAGCATAAGTGTCGATTCTGTGCCAAAGTATTTGGCAGTGACAGTGCACTACAAATTCACCTGCGTTCCCACACTGGAGAGAGGCCATACAAATGCAACATATGCGGAAATCGCTTTTCGACAAAAGGAAATCTAAaggttcattttcagaggcacaAAGAAAAATATCCACATATACAGATGAACCCTTATCCTGTGCCCGAGTACCTGGACAATGTGCCCACAAGCTCAGGCATCCCTTATGGTATGTCCTTGCCCCCAGAGAAACCAGTCACAACATGGCTCGACAGCAAACCAGTCCTTGCCACTGTTCCCACCTCGGTTGGCCTGCAGTTACCTCCGACGATACCAAGCATGATGGGGAGTTTTGGTGAATCTCCAAGCCTCACGCCACTTAACAGGTCCCCTCAGAGACCTTCACCCCCCTCCAGTGAGTGTGCATCACTGTCTCCTAATATTCTTATTGATTCTGGCATGACCACTACGTCACCATCCCCCAAACCCTCCCTGGGGAGTGATCCACCTCCTCTACTGAAGCCAGAAGGTGTTCTGCTGCCCCCAACCTGCTCTACACGACCTAGCGACGTCACCACTACCACAAGTACAGTCACTCAAGTGGTTCTTTCTAGCGCCGTCACCCCCACATCGTCCAGCGCTACCCAGATGATGGATCCTCTCAACAGCCCAAACTCGGGTTCCAATCCAGTCTCCCATCCTGTCCTTCCCATGCTGTCAGACCAATTTAAAGCTAAATTTCCCTTCGGAGGCCTCCTTGACTCTATGCAAACTTCAGAGACATCCAAGTTGCAGCAGCTGGTTGAgaacattgacaaaaaaatgacgGACCCCAACCAGTGTGTGATCTGTCACCGTGTTCTCAGTTGTCAGAGTGCTCTAAAGATGCATTACCGCATCCACACCGGCGAGAGGCCattcaaatgtaaaatatgtGGGCGGGCATTCACTACCAAGGGAAATCTGAAAACCCACTTTGGGGTTCATAGGTCCAAACCCCCACTCAGAGTCCAACACTCCTGCCCGATATGTCAAAAAAAGTTCACAAATGCTGTtgtcctgcagcagcacatcCGAATGCACATGGGAGGGCAGATCCCCAACACTCCGGTCCCAGAGAGCCTCCAGGAAATGGAGACAGACCTTTCTTACGACGACAAGAGTTTAGATGCAATGAGTAATTATGATGATGACCTTATTGATGAAATGGAGCAGGCTTTAGATGATGAAGTCGACTTTAAAGAGGGAGAGCTGGACCCATCTAAACCCTATTCACCCGGGAGCTCACCGCCGTCTTCCATAATGTCCAGCATAGCTGCGATGGAGAACCAGATGAAGATGATCGACTCTACTGTCAACATGACGCACTCATTCGCTCAAAAGTCTGAAAATGGCAGCAATGTTGTCGGTGAGAATAACTGCTTTACTACAGATTCTCTGTCAGCAGTAGGGGATACGGAATGTCAAAGCTTGGGAAGTCCCGCTTTGTCAGAGTCCTCTGGCTCTATGCAGCACTTATCCCCAGCTCACAGCCATTCTGAGAGCCAACAATCCAAGTCTCCGGCTACactcaacaataataataacagcggTTCCATGACAGCGGAGGAGGGCCAGGAGAAAAATACAGCTGGCTTGGCAACAGTGAAGTCAGAAAAATCAGAAACCCCGTCGCCGCTTTCTGCAACAGAAGGCAATGGGGCCCTTGACCTAACCGCCACTCAACCAGCGAGGCACTTTAtcaaggaggagagccacttcAACATGCTGTTTCTCAGCAGAGACCGAG GGTTGAACACTCCGAATTTGATGAGCACTGCATCAAACATGATCAAAATGGAGATGAACGGACACGGCAAATCAATGTCCATGAGCGACAGTTCCCACTTGCCGGTGGGCATACAAGTCCCTGCTGCGGCGCCGCAGACCACGATGAGCCCCAGCATTAACCCCATGTTGGCGCCCCCACCGCCCCGTCGCACTCCCAAGCAGCACAACTGCCACTCCTGTGGGAAGAATTTCTCCTCTGCCAGTGCTCTGCAAATACacgagcgcacacacactggagagaagccTTTCGCTTGCTCTATCTGTGGAAGGGCGTTTACGACAAAAGGCAACCTCAAG GTGCACATGGGAACACACATGTGGAACAACGCGCCAGCCCGCAGGGGTCGCCGACTGTCTGTGGAGAATCCAATGGCCCTGTTGGGTGGGGATGCCATGAAGTTCAGTGAGATGTTCCAGAAGGACCTGGCGGCGCGTGCGATGAATGTTGACCCAGGCTTTTGGAACCAGTACGCGGCTGCCATCACCAACGGGCTGGCCATGAAGAACAATGAGATCTCTGTGATACAGAACGGAGGCATTACACAGTTGCCCGTCAGCCTCAGTAGCGCCGGAATCACTTCTTTGGGAGCAATCCCCGGCGGAATGGACCGGCTTCACACTGGCAGCAGCCCTCCAATGACTGGCATGGAGAAAGCTGCTCTGGAGGTCGGGGCTAACCGGCCATTCTCCAGGTTCATGGAGGAAAATAAAGAGATTGGGATCAACTAA